One segment of Pyrococcus sp. ST04 DNA contains the following:
- the cysC gene encoding adenylyl-sulfate kinase: MKSLEQGFTIWLTGPSGAGKTTLAVKLAKKLREMGYRVEVLDGDTIRKTLYQNLGFSKEAREMHNRVVIHMAKLLSRNGVIAIVSLISPYRAVREYARKEIGRFIEVYVYAPLEVRIQRDPKGLYKKAMRGEIKGLTGYDGVYEEPENPEVVVDSSKMTPEEEAELVIQKAKELGYLP; encoded by the coding sequence ATGAAGAGCCTGGAGCAGGGGTTCACTATATGGCTCACGGGGCCGAGCGGTGCTGGAAAGACGACTTTGGCTGTAAAGCTCGCCAAGAAGCTCAGGGAGATGGGATACCGCGTGGAGGTTCTTGATGGCGACACGATAAGGAAGACCCTCTACCAGAACCTTGGCTTTTCAAAAGAGGCCAGGGAGATGCACAACCGCGTCGTTATACATATGGCCAAGCTCCTGAGCAGGAACGGCGTTATAGCCATAGTGTCCCTGATTTCTCCCTACAGGGCCGTCAGGGAGTACGCCCGAAAAGAGATAGGCCGCTTCATCGAGGTTTACGTCTATGCGCCGCTCGAGGTCAGGATTCAGCGGGACCCGAAGGGTCTCTACAAGAAGGCCATGCGTGGCGAGATAAAGGGATTAACCGGATACGACGGCGTCTATGAGGAGCCCGAAAATCCTGAGGTTGTGGTGGACTCTTCAAAGATGACGCCCGAGGAGGAGGCGGAGCTTGTCATTCAGAAGGCCAAGGAGCTCGGCTACCTACCGTGA
- a CDS encoding sulfatase-like hydrolase/transferase yields the protein MSTLPNIVLIVLDTLREDYSTSLDSILVKEGFCKLPNCISPSPWTIPSHVSMLSGEYPSVHGTHETPVKKADEVRVLQRIKLLNYVLKKKGYRTYLFTSNPYVHPLFGFSPFDIVIERFLGNKKDILTISERAVIKDLRHSYGKVRTFVKLLKQGHFSILMKLPIHYLLHAFYTLYKISPFYAIDMGTRKLIRDISKVSLNPPFFLLVNIMEMHEPYLKDQNKDINLKNLRANFIPEMLNNIDLDSIRDEYLRRSKQLGEYISQLLGILKEKMLFDNSVIIITSDHGQLLGEYGKIGHGTFLYDELLKVPFFIKIPGWDCTINLEQNKWLSLTRVWDIVTTLVYFQNMNNIDIEKFIFGLYSDVVFSESFGIAQNISNIPEADKVRMEKHRIAIYHGPYKGIYNVDDNVLEFIKPYDPNAEITEDVKIMLIKDAKKFLKQAKLKSAIRKINIRKNF from the coding sequence ATGAGTACTCTTCCCAATATTGTGCTGATAGTACTAGATACTCTTCGAGAGGACTACTCTACGTCACTTGATAGTATCTTAGTAAAAGAAGGATTCTGTAAATTGCCTAATTGCATCTCTCCTTCCCCATGGACAATTCCTTCTCATGTTTCAATGCTTTCAGGGGAATATCCAAGTGTTCATGGCACACACGAAACTCCAGTAAAAAAAGCAGATGAGGTGCGTGTTTTACAGAGAATAAAGTTACTAAACTATGTTCTTAAAAAGAAGGGATACAGAACTTATTTGTTTACTTCTAATCCATATGTACATCCTCTTTTTGGTTTTTCTCCCTTTGATATAGTGATTGAGAGGTTTTTAGGTAATAAAAAAGATATCCTAACAATCTCAGAAAGGGCAGTTATAAAAGATCTACGACATTCATATGGAAAAGTTAGAACATTTGTTAAGTTACTCAAACAGGGACACTTTTCAATACTTATGAAGCTTCCAATCCATTACTTATTGCATGCGTTTTATACCCTCTACAAGATATCCCCTTTTTATGCGATTGACATGGGTACTAGAAAGCTAATTAGGGATATTTCCAAAGTATCGTTAAATCCTCCCTTCTTTTTATTGGTCAATATTATGGAGATGCATGAACCTTACTTAAAAGATCAAAATAAAGACATTAATCTTAAAAATCTTCGTGCCAACTTTATTCCTGAAATGCTTAATAACATTGATCTTGATAGCATTAGGGATGAGTACTTAAGACGTTCTAAACAACTTGGGGAGTACATAAGTCAATTGTTAGGTATCCTCAAAGAAAAGATGTTATTTGACAATTCAGTAATTATAATTACGAGTGATCATGGGCAACTCTTGGGGGAATATGGTAAGATTGGACATGGCACGTTTTTATATGATGAACTTTTAAAGGTACCATTTTTTATAAAAATCCCTGGCTGGGACTGCACAATAAACTTAGAACAGAACAAATGGCTGAGCCTAACCAGGGTATGGGATATTGTGACTACTTTAGTCTACTTTCAGAATATGAACAATATAGATATTGAAAAGTTTATATTTGGGTTATATTCTGATGTCGTTTTCTCAGAATCTTTCGGAATAGCCCAAAACATTAGCAATATTCCTGAAGCTGATAAAGTAAGAATGGAAAAACATCGTATTGCAATTTATCACGGGCCTTACAAGGGTATATACAACGTGGATGATAATGTTCTTGAATTTATTAAGCCTTATGACCCTAATGCTGAGATAACTGAAGACGTCAAGATAATGCTCATTAAGGATGCAAAAAAATTCCTAAAACAGGCAAAACTAAAAAGTGCAATAAGAAAGATAAATATTAGAAAAAACTTCTGA
- a CDS encoding sulfite exporter TauE/SafE family protein, whose translation MLAFILLGFVVGFLVGLTGVGGGALMTPALIFLGVEPLTAVGTDLLYATVTRVFGVFFHGRRGHVRTDIAFRLLAGSVPAVLVGGYIVRHLPKELLNRHLTLVLGIILIVTATLSLLRGEISIPVRPRWAYVYLLGFIVGLTVHFTSVGAGVIISFSLMNVAKINPRNVVGTTIFYGLALSALSFLSYASMGSVDYQLAGALILGTVPGVYFGTHVNARADKERLKKVINFIILLIGLFTLLNGR comes from the coding sequence ATGCTAGCCTTTATCCTCCTTGGCTTCGTCGTGGGATTTTTGGTTGGCCTTACCGGAGTGGGTGGAGGAGCTTTGATGACGCCCGCCCTCATATTCTTGGGCGTTGAGCCGCTGACCGCGGTAGGAACCGATTTGCTATACGCCACGGTGACGAGGGTTTTTGGGGTTTTCTTCCATGGCAGGCGGGGACACGTGAGGACGGACATAGCATTCCGCCTCCTGGCCGGGAGTGTGCCTGCCGTGCTTGTGGGGGGCTACATCGTGAGGCACCTGCCGAAGGAGCTGCTCAATCGGCATCTAACACTCGTCCTCGGGATCATTCTTATCGTTACGGCGACGCTGAGCCTTCTGAGGGGTGAAATTAGCATTCCAGTAAGGCCGAGGTGGGCCTACGTTTACCTGCTCGGCTTCATCGTCGGCCTGACTGTCCATTTCACATCCGTTGGTGCTGGAGTTATCATAAGCTTCTCCCTGATGAATGTGGCCAAGATAAACCCGCGGAATGTTGTGGGGACGACTATTTTCTACGGCCTAGCGCTTTCCGCCCTCAGTTTCCTAAGTTACGCGAGCATGGGAAGCGTTGACTATCAACTGGCGGGGGCGCTTATTTTGGGAACGGTTCCGGGCGTTTATTTTGGAACCCATGTGAACGCAAGAGCTGATAAGGAGCGGCTGAAGAAGGTTATAAACTTCATTATCCTACTCATCGGCCTGTTTACGCTTTTAAACGGGAGATAA
- a CDS encoding alkaline phosphatase family protein, giving the protein MVSKPHGGKLIRRIVVERTRERILSERHEYPSVQIDHGRAIDLENIAHGVYSPLKGFLTSDDFQSVLDNMQPRIKNLKVRQVNPALEGKHYPSASLVVSEYFGIWNAWSALGAMGDMSKRALEVPRVEELLKAEGLSREDTLRLIELIDSNYIVMDRKAVEEALHVLLGHEPKELLEYEPWVRKVEATKETIEEAISSVEERNGFAIVEFESPFNIISKVARKLVWEKGYRGAVVVNHNFHGKAQLYFRVSPKETDRISVPTIIKKLRDHGIKAMKGAFAINQWLIEEGLLKVENPPREGPVRLDKVKVKWNETIAWAWGGYYSRVFINVKGREPHGVVPPEKFQEVRDEVAELIKSIRGPNGEKWDTKVFYPEEIYPVAKGDKPDMIVYLDDLNWRAAGTLGYETPYLQENDTGPDDAVHAEYGVFSLYLPGMDEAKRIQLTIYDFAPTVLKLFGMRKPLRGRSIV; this is encoded by the coding sequence ATGGTCTCAAAGCCCCACGGCGGCAAGCTTATACGCCGGATAGTGGTCGAGCGAACCCGCGAGAGGATACTTAGCGAGCGGCACGAATATCCGTCCGTTCAGATAGACCATGGCAGAGCCATAGACCTTGAAAACATAGCCCACGGAGTCTATTCGCCCCTAAAAGGCTTTCTAACGAGCGACGACTTCCAGAGCGTTTTAGATAATATGCAGCCGAGGATTAAGAACCTGAAGGTTAGGCAGGTAAATCCAGCCCTTGAAGGAAAGCATTACCCTTCAGCCTCCCTGGTCGTCTCGGAGTATTTCGGCATCTGGAATGCCTGGAGCGCCCTCGGTGCCATGGGGGACATGAGTAAGAGGGCCCTCGAGGTACCCCGCGTCGAGGAGCTTCTAAAGGCGGAGGGACTTTCAAGGGAAGACACCTTGAGGCTCATCGAGCTGATTGACTCGAACTACATTGTGATGGATAGAAAGGCAGTTGAGGAAGCCCTTCACGTCCTCCTCGGCCATGAGCCCAAAGAATTGCTCGAATACGAACCGTGGGTCAGGAAGGTGGAGGCAACAAAGGAGACCATTGAAGAAGCCATATCGAGCGTTGAGGAGAGAAACGGCTTCGCTATAGTCGAGTTCGAGAGCCCCTTCAACATAATCTCAAAAGTTGCCAGAAAGCTCGTCTGGGAGAAGGGCTACCGGGGTGCGGTCGTCGTGAACCACAACTTCCACGGAAAGGCCCAGCTCTACTTCCGGGTCTCACCGAAGGAAACCGATAGGATAAGTGTCCCGACCATAATCAAGAAGCTGAGGGACCACGGGATAAAGGCCATGAAGGGTGCCTTTGCCATAAACCAGTGGCTCATCGAGGAGGGACTCCTTAAGGTCGAGAACCCGCCGAGGGAAGGGCCAGTAAGGCTCGACAAGGTGAAAGTGAAGTGGAACGAGACGATTGCATGGGCTTGGGGCGGCTACTACTCCCGTGTGTTCATCAACGTCAAGGGGAGGGAGCCGCACGGTGTAGTTCCGCCCGAGAAGTTCCAGGAGGTCAGAGATGAGGTTGCGGAGCTTATAAAGAGCATCAGGGGTCCGAACGGCGAGAAGTGGGATACTAAGGTGTTCTATCCGGAGGAGATATATCCCGTCGCCAAGGGCGACAAGCCAGATATGATAGTCTACCTCGATGATCTGAACTGGAGGGCTGCCGGGACATTAGGTTATGAGACACCGTATCTTCAGGAGAACGACACTGGACCAGATGATGCCGTGCATGCGGAATACGGCGTGTTCTCCCTATACCTGCCCGGTATGGACGAGGCAAAAAGGATACAGCTGACGATATACGACTTCGCACCGACGGTGCTGAAGCTCTTCGGGATGAGGAAGCCACTCAGGGGAAGGAGCATCGTTTAA